acttGATTAAAAAACCAGCGGAAGTTTAAGTAGTTGAGACATTATTATTCTAATCTTTAATGTAcaatagataatattttttgaaataattactaaattttaGCTTAAATTTAGTTCTTCTTTAAGATCCTAGCACCATCCCTACAATATTCTTTTGTGGCAATTGACGCGGTGGAGACAATAAATACAAGTCGTAGTTCCCAAGCACGCACAAACTGTATTTGTACAAAGAGAAATCTCTCAATCTGCTCTAtttctgaaagaaaaaaaaaggtaagaggGTTTATACCACAAAACACCTCAAATGATGTGCATTGTAATAgaaaaatcttgaactttttttggatcactaaaaaattctaaatttgccTATTATGTTATAAATAccctgaaatttttttatgttatataaaatcctaaacttacGCCACTGTAACAAACATTTCTTGGATGGAATTAAAAGCACATTTATAAGTCTAGGAATTTTCATtacacaaaaatatatatatttgggtaTTTGTATTATAGAGggtaagtttagggtttttgatgatgaaaaataacataagtaTTTATATTATAGTGAgcataatttggaattttttgtagtAGTTGCCTAAGCTAAAACTGAATGTTTCTACCAGAcatgataaataaatttagatgcAACCCTAACCCTAAGAAATTCTAAATAGTTCAGTAATAAATAGTATAAAAAAGatataacaagaaaataataaaatggataAAAGCAATGCAAAAATTCCTGAAAATAGAAAGGTCTTCTAACGCGCCTAAATGATGAAATTTGAAAGCTGAAGCTATTGCATAAAGCGAAATATATTCAACCACAATATAACATCTGAACGAgcttttttaattgatttataaaacCCTAACTCCTGTTGAATTAAAAGTTAAGGTCATTATATAGTGAGACGTGCAAATCCATTTTTAGGGTCTGGCTATTGAACTTCTGCTTATCTGAACGCTCAAGAAAGTTTCTAGCTACGTCGACATCATCACTAGATAGAACAATTATTTCTTTGATCAACCATTTCTCCAACAGTTCAAACCAAGGAGAGGGCTCAGCTAGCGAGGACTCGGGAACAGCACCAGATAGATTGAAAGACTTGCATTTATACGTAAACAAGTACTTTCATTTAAACGTATATTAAATGATGCATGACCGAGTCTCGCTCCGCGATGTTTCGCCCATGGAATGAAAAGACAAAGCACTTATTAGACCTTCGGGCTTCTCTCTATACATGAGATGAGGGACAAATTCGTCAATCTAACACCTGTCAACATCTCTACAGTGTTTGGCAAGGTGGAATATGGATTCCAGTTAGCATCTCACCAAAATAAAAAGTGTCAACCATGGGTTTGTGCCCATTAAAAATATTCAAGGACTGAAAACTGTGATCCTATATAAACAAGGCGGTACCACGGAGAAGCAACCAAAGCAACCAAAGCAACCAAAGCAGAGCCATAAGATCATTAGAGAAGCAGACTCACTGCCAGTAGTAGAGAGAGGGAACATGGGAAGGTCTCCGTGTTGTGATGAGAATGGCCTCAAGAAAGGACCTTGGACTCCTGAGGAAGATCAGAAGCTCGTTGATCACATCAAGATCCATGGCCATGGAAGTTGGAGAGCCCTCCCCAAGCTtgcaggtctctctctctctctctctctctctctctctctctctctctctctctctctctctctctctcgctctctataaaagcttggccatttaacttctttttttgcagGTCTAAACAGATGTGGCAAGAGCTGTAGATTGAGATGGACCAATTACCTGAGGCCAGACATCAAAAGAGGCAAATTCTCTCAGGAAGAGGAGCAAACAATTCTTCATCTCCATTCCATCCTGGGAAACAAGTAATACACAAATGCCATTTTCCTAATTGTTATTGGCATCCATTATAATTGGAGTGCCTGTAATCTCGACTAAGCATTTCTATGCGACAGCATctttaatttgaatatatagTTAATAAACGCAATTCTAAACTCTTTGTCCTTAGGTGGTCTGCGATTGCCACACACCTACCAGGCCGGACCGACAACGAGATTAAGAACTTCTGGAATACCcatttgaagaagaagctgatCCAGATGGGCTTCGACCCCATGACTCACAAACCGAGGACAGACATTTTCTCGAGCTTGCCACATCTAATAGCCTTAGCCAACCTGAGGGACCTCCTAAGCAACCACCACCCCAACCCACTAGATGAGCATGCAATGAGACTGCAAACTGAGGCTGTTCAGTTAGCCAGACTCCAATACTTGCAGCATTTCCTCCAAT
The sequence above is drawn from the Eucalyptus grandis isolate ANBG69807.140 chromosome 11, ASM1654582v1, whole genome shotgun sequence genome and encodes:
- the LOC104416021 gene encoding transcription factor MYB93, producing the protein MGRSPCCDENGLKKGPWTPEEDQKLVDHIKIHGHGSWRALPKLAGLNRCGKSCRLRWTNYLRPDIKRGKFSQEEEQTILHLHSILGNKWSAIATHLPGRTDNEIKNFWNTHLKKKLIQMGFDPMTHKPRTDIFSSLPHLIALANLRDLLSNHHPNPLDEHAMRLQTEAVQLARLQYLQHFLQSATSPPSVTSTSPYGQTGFSEIDALNMFSSLPPMKEINHNLVLSSAQMENLSSFSLECAGSTVVPNLLSNLPDQQVPFDFNMTSSDGDHQISQYNIVNQGDHQNQSSDVLHHQWGFLSPSSVPQAVTETSMSNNNPGEASSTTSSYGGSTTSWPEYLFDESLINEIS